The following coding sequences are from one Danio rerio strain Tuebingen ecotype United States chromosome 21, GRCz12tu, whole genome shotgun sequence window:
- the phka1b gene encoding phosphorylase b kinase regulatory subunit alpha, skeletal muscle isoform isoform X5: MRSRSNSGVKLDNYARTLQQTILCQQDPVTGLLPGDEKLPHAWVRDNVYCILSVWALSLAYRKNADRDEDKAKAYELEQSVVKLMRGLLQCMIRQLDKVEKFKYSKSTKDCLHAKYHTGTCATVVGDQEWGHLQVDATSIFLLFLGQMTASGLNIVYTRDEVDVVQNLIFYIESAYKVADFGMWERGDKTNKGIPEINASSIGMAKAALEALDGLNLFGAKGGPESVVHALADDIQHCNSILNSMLPRASTSKEVDAGVLSIISYPAFAVEDIDVVNITKEEIISKLQGRYGCCRFLRDGHKTPREDPNRLHYESSELKLFENIECEWPLFWTYLILDGIFIKSPEQVQEYREALDGILIRGKNGLRLVPELYSVPLDMVDEEYVNPHTVERAPVGKCPLKWGQSLYILGNLLAEGFLAPGEIDPLNRRLSTIPKPDVVVQVSILAENDEIKHLLQGHGIDSETLEDIHPIRVQPSRVLSHIYARLGRNQRLGLTGRPYRRIGVLGTSKFYIIRDTIFTFTPQFVDHQEFYLALDNHMIVEMLRVDLSYLCSHWRMTGRPTVTFPISHGMLSDDYKQVNPTVLATLKKLQDGYFGGARHTRLC, from the exons ATGAGAAGTCGCAGTAATTCTGGAGTCAAACTTGACAATTATGCCAGAACTTTACAACAGACGATCCTCTGTCAGCAG GATCCGGTGACAGGTTTACTCCCGGGAGATGAGAAGTTACCTCACGCCTGGGTTCGAGACAACGTGTACTGCATCTTGTCAGTGTGGGCTCTGAGTTTGGCCTACAGGAAGAACGCAGACAGAGATGAAGACAAAGCCAAAGCCTATGAACTGGAGCAG AGCGTGGTCAAGCTCATGCGAGGATTACTGCAGTGCATGATCAGACAG CTTGATAAGGTGGAGAAGTTCAAGTACAGCAAAAGCACTAAAGACTGCCTTCATGCCAAGTACCATACCGGCACATGTGCCACTGTAGTCGGTGATCAGGAATGGGGTCATCTACAGGTGGACGCTACATCCATCTTTCTGCTCTTCCTGGGCCAAATGACAGCATCAG GGCTGAATATCGTCTATACTCGTGATGAAGTCGATGTTGTCCAGAATCTGATTTTTTACATCGAATCTGCATACAAAGTAGCG GATTTTGGAATGTGGGAACGAGGAGACAAGACCAACAAAGGGATCCCTGAGATAAATGCCAGCTCTATCGGGATGGCAAAG GCAGCTTTGGAGGCCTTGGACGGACTGAACCTGTTTGGTGCCAAAGGAGGCCCAGAGTCCGTTGTTCACGCTTTAGCTGACGACATTCAGCACTGCAAT tCTATTCTCAACTCCATGCTGCCGAGGGCATCAACATCTAAAGAGGTGGACGCTGGAGTTCTCTCCATCATCTCTTATCCAGCGTTCGCAGTTGAAGACATTGATGTTGTTAATATCACCAAAGAAGAAATCATTTCAAAGCTTCAG GGCAGATATGGATGCTGTCGCTTTCTTCGAGATGGACACAAAACTCCCAGGGAG GATCCCAATCGACTGCACTACGAGTCATCAGAGCTGAAGCTCTTTGAAAACATAGAGTGCGAATGGCCGCTGTTCTGGACATACCTCATCCTGGATGGCATTTTTATCAAGAGTCCAGAACAG GTCCAGGAGTACAGAGAGGCTTTGGACGGCATTCTCATCAGAGGAAAGAATGGATTACGATTGGTCCCTGAACTATATAGTGTTCCTCTGGATATG GTTGATGAGGAGTATGTAAATCCTCACACCGTGGAGAGAGCGCCAGTGGGCAAGTGTCCACTGAAATGGGGCCAGTCTCTGTACATATTGGGTAACCTGCTGGCAGAG GGTTTTTTAGCACCTGGAGAAATCGATCCTCTCAACAGGCGCCTCTCCACTATCCCTAAACCTGATGTGGTGGTTCAAG TGTCAATCCTGGCAGAAAACGATGAGATTAAACATCTCCTGCAGGGCCATGGCATTGACTCTGAAACCCTGGAGGACATTCACCCAATCCGAGTTCAGCCCTCTAGAGTCCTCAGCCACATCTATGCCAGACTAG ggcgAAACCAAAGGCTGGGACTGACTGGACGACCGTACCGGCGTATTGGTGTGTTGGGAACGTCTAAATTCTACATTATTCGCGACACCATCTTTACCTTCACACCTCAA TTTGTTGACCACCAAGAGTTTTATCTGGCCCTGGACAATCACATGATCGTGGAGATGCTGCGTGTTGACCTCTCCTACCTGTGCTCTCACTGGAGGATGACAGGACGACCCACTGTCACCTTCCCCATTTCACACGGCATGCTCA GCGATGATTACAAACAAGTTAATCCTACGGTTTTGGCAACCCTCAAAAAATTACAAGATGGTTATTTTGGAGGAGCAAG GCATACAAGACTGTGCTAA
- the phka1b gene encoding phosphorylase b kinase regulatory subunit alpha, skeletal muscle isoform isoform X4: MRSRSNSGVKLDNYARTLQQTILCQQDPVTGLLPGDEKLPHAWVRDNVYCILSVWALSLAYRKNADRDEDKAKAYELEQSVVKLMRGLLQCMIRQLDKVEKFKYSKSTKDCLHAKYHTGTCATVVGDQEWGHLQVDATSIFLLFLGQMTASGLNIVYTRDEVDVVQNLIFYIESAYKVADFGMWERGDKTNKGIPEINASSIGMAKAALEALDGLNLFGAKGGPESVVHALADDIQHCNSILNSMLPRASTSKEVDAGVLSIISYPAFAVEDIDVVNITKEEIISKLQGRYGCCRFLRDGHKTPREDPNRLHYESSELKLFENIECEWPLFWTYLILDGIFIKSPEQVQEYREALDGILIRGKNGLRLVPELYSVPLDMVDEEYVNPHTVERAPVGKCPLKWGQSLYILGNLLAEGFLAPGEIDPLNRRLSTIPKPDVVVQVSILAENDEIKHLLQGHGIDSETLEDIHPIRVQPSRVLSHIYARLGRNQRLGLTGRPYRRIGVLGTSKFYIIRDTIFTFTPQFVDHQEFYLALDNHMIVEMLRVDLSYLCSHWRMTGRPTVTFPISHGMLSDDYKQVNPTVLATLKKLQDGYFGGARVKTGKLTDFLDTSCCAHLTFMDCGIQDCAK; this comes from the exons ATGAGAAGTCGCAGTAATTCTGGAGTCAAACTTGACAATTATGCCAGAACTTTACAACAGACGATCCTCTGTCAGCAG GATCCGGTGACAGGTTTACTCCCGGGAGATGAGAAGTTACCTCACGCCTGGGTTCGAGACAACGTGTACTGCATCTTGTCAGTGTGGGCTCTGAGTTTGGCCTACAGGAAGAACGCAGACAGAGATGAAGACAAAGCCAAAGCCTATGAACTGGAGCAG AGCGTGGTCAAGCTCATGCGAGGATTACTGCAGTGCATGATCAGACAG CTTGATAAGGTGGAGAAGTTCAAGTACAGCAAAAGCACTAAAGACTGCCTTCATGCCAAGTACCATACCGGCACATGTGCCACTGTAGTCGGTGATCAGGAATGGGGTCATCTACAGGTGGACGCTACATCCATCTTTCTGCTCTTCCTGGGCCAAATGACAGCATCAG GGCTGAATATCGTCTATACTCGTGATGAAGTCGATGTTGTCCAGAATCTGATTTTTTACATCGAATCTGCATACAAAGTAGCG GATTTTGGAATGTGGGAACGAGGAGACAAGACCAACAAAGGGATCCCTGAGATAAATGCCAGCTCTATCGGGATGGCAAAG GCAGCTTTGGAGGCCTTGGACGGACTGAACCTGTTTGGTGCCAAAGGAGGCCCAGAGTCCGTTGTTCACGCTTTAGCTGACGACATTCAGCACTGCAAT tCTATTCTCAACTCCATGCTGCCGAGGGCATCAACATCTAAAGAGGTGGACGCTGGAGTTCTCTCCATCATCTCTTATCCAGCGTTCGCAGTTGAAGACATTGATGTTGTTAATATCACCAAAGAAGAAATCATTTCAAAGCTTCAG GGCAGATATGGATGCTGTCGCTTTCTTCGAGATGGACACAAAACTCCCAGGGAG GATCCCAATCGACTGCACTACGAGTCATCAGAGCTGAAGCTCTTTGAAAACATAGAGTGCGAATGGCCGCTGTTCTGGACATACCTCATCCTGGATGGCATTTTTATCAAGAGTCCAGAACAG GTCCAGGAGTACAGAGAGGCTTTGGACGGCATTCTCATCAGAGGAAAGAATGGATTACGATTGGTCCCTGAACTATATAGTGTTCCTCTGGATATG GTTGATGAGGAGTATGTAAATCCTCACACCGTGGAGAGAGCGCCAGTGGGCAAGTGTCCACTGAAATGGGGCCAGTCTCTGTACATATTGGGTAACCTGCTGGCAGAG GGTTTTTTAGCACCTGGAGAAATCGATCCTCTCAACAGGCGCCTCTCCACTATCCCTAAACCTGATGTGGTGGTTCAAG TGTCAATCCTGGCAGAAAACGATGAGATTAAACATCTCCTGCAGGGCCATGGCATTGACTCTGAAACCCTGGAGGACATTCACCCAATCCGAGTTCAGCCCTCTAGAGTCCTCAGCCACATCTATGCCAGACTAG ggcgAAACCAAAGGCTGGGACTGACTGGACGACCGTACCGGCGTATTGGTGTGTTGGGAACGTCTAAATTCTACATTATTCGCGACACCATCTTTACCTTCACACCTCAA TTTGTTGACCACCAAGAGTTTTATCTGGCCCTGGACAATCACATGATCGTGGAGATGCTGCGTGTTGACCTCTCCTACCTGTGCTCTCACTGGAGGATGACAGGACGACCCACTGTCACCTTCCCCATTTCACACGGCATGCTCA GCGATGATTACAAACAAGTTAATCCTACGGTTTTGGCAACCCTCAAAAAATTACAAGATGGTTATTTTGGAGGAGCAAG GGTTAAGACTGGAAAACTGACTGATTTTCTTGACACCTCCTGTTGTGCTCATCTTACTTTCATGGACTGTG GCATACAAGACTGTGCTAAATAG